In one window of Candidatus Binatia bacterium DNA:
- a CDS encoding RnfABCDGE type electron transport complex subunit D, with protein MSEPAAVPAPSTFVLAPGPHVRTSESTATIMWTVNAALLPAAAWGALMFGFPALAVIGASILGAVAAEWGAGRMMHARTSVRDGSAVCTGLLLAMTLPPRLPAPAAFLGAVFAILFGKMIFGGLGYNLFNPALIGRAFLMATFPLPMTAGWSPPAKWISHVDAVTTATPLAALRERGIDAALKLAGGPESPLAGLFLGIRPGSIGETSVLLLLAGGAVLLLRRIISLTIPLAVVAGVALVTAPTGHVDLHLLSGGLWLGALFMATDYVTSPTTRNGQIVFGLVIGALTGVIRIYGGYPEGICYAILLANALVPALNLWFKPARPVFAGAPS; from the coding sequence ATGAGCGAACCGGCGGCCGTGCCCGCTCCGAGCACGTTCGTCCTCGCCCCCGGTCCGCATGTCCGGACGTCGGAATCGACGGCGACCATCATGTGGACCGTGAACGCCGCACTCCTTCCCGCGGCGGCGTGGGGCGCCTTGATGTTCGGCTTCCCGGCCCTTGCGGTGATCGGGGCCTCGATCCTGGGCGCCGTGGCCGCCGAGTGGGGTGCCGGGCGGATGATGCACGCGCGCACGTCGGTCCGGGACGGGAGTGCCGTCTGCACCGGTCTTCTCCTCGCGATGACGCTGCCGCCCCGGCTTCCCGCGCCGGCCGCCTTCCTCGGCGCGGTGTTCGCGATTCTTTTCGGGAAGATGATCTTCGGCGGGCTGGGCTACAACCTGTTCAATCCGGCGCTCATCGGACGCGCGTTCCTCATGGCGACGTTCCCGCTTCCGATGACGGCCGGCTGGTCGCCCCCCGCGAAGTGGATCTCCCACGTGGACGCGGTGACGACGGCGACGCCGCTCGCCGCGCTGCGCGAGCGCGGCATCGACGCCGCCCTCAAGCTGGCCGGCGGCCCCGAGTCGCCCCTCGCCGGGCTCTTCCTGGGGATCCGCCCGGGGTCGATCGGCGAGACGTCGGTGCTCCTCCTGTTGGCGGGAGGCGCGGTGCTGCTCCTGCGCCGGATCATCTCGCTCACCATCCCGCTCGCGGTCGTCGCCGGCGTCGCGCTGGTGACCGCCCCGACCGGGCACGTGGACCTGCATCTTCTCTCGGGCGGGCTCTGGCTCGGCGCGCTCTTCATGGCGACCGACTACGTCACGTCGCCGACGACGCGGAACGGCCAGATCGTGTTCGGCCTGGTGATCGGCGCCCTGACCGGCGTGATCCGGATCTACGGCGGCTATCCCGAGGGGATCTGCTACGCGATCCTCCTCGCCAACGCGCTCGTGCCCGCCCTGAACCTCTGGTTCAAGCCGGCGCGGCCGGTGTTCGCGGGAGCGCCGTCGTGA
- the rsxC gene encoding electron transport complex subunit RsxC, with protein sequence MPELKTFGRGGIHPDPHKRDTAERGIEPIDPLPSEVWLPLLQHLGDPSVPIVKKNDRVVRGQKIAEAGPSGVPLHATISGKVKPIDKRPHPTLVSAEAIVIARESDEELEFPEDPGWRELGTGGALERIREAGIVGLGGAAFPTYRKLTLPEGVRVDTFVLNGAECEPYLTSDYRLMLAEPEAIVEGALAMAHIVGVRRVLVGIEADKMPAVLALREAAKRVPHEGYSFDVVPCEVRYPQGAERQLVAALTGRAIPPRALPLAVGVVVQNVATAHAVYQALRYRKPLLDRVVTVTGPGIVYPRNVRVPLGTLLERVVEFCGGLRVDTTRLIAGGPMMGRALPRLDLPITKGMNGLLALTGRGPFEMGYGPCIQCSRCVDACPLGLEPDQVSVRVEAGKVLDTEPFGARECYECGCCTYVCPSGRPLLQFMQVAKSSLRRATSVRVTT encoded by the coding sequence ATGCCCGAGCTCAAGACCTTCGGCCGCGGGGGCATCCACCCCGATCCCCACAAGCGGGACACCGCCGAGCGGGGGATCGAGCCGATCGATCCGCTGCCGTCCGAAGTCTGGCTCCCGCTGCTGCAGCACCTGGGCGATCCCTCGGTCCCGATCGTGAAGAAGAACGATCGCGTCGTTCGCGGACAGAAGATCGCCGAGGCGGGGCCGAGCGGCGTTCCCCTGCACGCGACGATCTCCGGGAAGGTGAAGCCGATCGACAAGCGGCCGCACCCGACCCTGGTCTCCGCGGAGGCGATCGTGATCGCGCGCGAGAGCGACGAGGAGCTGGAGTTCCCCGAGGACCCGGGCTGGCGCGAGCTGGGCACCGGTGGGGCGCTCGAGCGCATCCGCGAGGCGGGAATCGTGGGCCTGGGGGGCGCGGCGTTTCCGACCTATCGCAAGCTCACGCTGCCCGAGGGCGTGCGGGTCGATACGTTCGTGCTGAACGGCGCGGAGTGCGAGCCCTACCTCACCTCCGACTACCGCCTGATGCTGGCCGAGCCCGAGGCGATCGTCGAGGGCGCGCTCGCGATGGCGCACATCGTCGGCGTGCGCCGCGTGCTCGTCGGGATCGAGGCCGACAAGATGCCCGCGGTCCTCGCCCTGCGCGAGGCCGCCAAGCGCGTCCCGCACGAGGGCTACTCCTTCGACGTGGTGCCGTGCGAAGTCCGTTATCCGCAGGGGGCGGAGCGCCAGCTGGTGGCAGCGCTCACCGGCCGCGCCATCCCGCCGCGCGCCCTCCCCCTCGCGGTCGGCGTCGTCGTCCAGAACGTCGCCACGGCGCACGCCGTCTACCAGGCGCTGCGCTACCGGAAGCCGCTCCTCGACCGCGTCGTCACCGTGACGGGGCCGGGGATCGTCTACCCGCGGAACGTTCGCGTGCCGCTGGGGACCCTTCTCGAGCGGGTGGTCGAGTTCTGCGGCGGGCTTCGCGTGGACACGACCCGCCTGATCGCGGGAGGGCCGATGATGGGACGCGCGCTCCCGCGGCTCGACCTTCCGATCACGAAGGGGATGAACGGGCTCCTGGCGCTGACCGGGCGCGGGCCGTTCGAGATGGGCTACGGGCCCTGCATCCAGTGCAGCCGCTGCGTGGACGCCTGCCCGCTCGGCCTCGAGCCGGACCAGGTGTCGGTGCGGGTCGAGGCGGGGAAGGTGCTCGACACCGAGCCCTTTGGCGCACGGGAGTGCTACGAGTGCGGCTGCTGCACCTACGTCTGCCCCTCGGGCAGGCCGCTCCTCCAGTTCATGCAGGTCGCGAAGTCGTCCCTGCGGCGCGCGACCAGCGTGCGGGTGACGACATGA